A genomic segment from Gossypium hirsutum isolate 1008001.06 chromosome D04, Gossypium_hirsutum_v2.1, whole genome shotgun sequence encodes:
- the LOC107899403 gene encoding BTB/POZ domain-containing protein At3g05675 has protein sequence MDAPSKIGDRSTSDVVVRLRTLEGRDEWIYCHSDILVEKSKYFADRLSDNWPTCQILDSRNCVEVYCQELDFDHHVNVLRLFYVVIDGSVDDLWNGVKNALGILQVGIQLGCPQIVTACVNYLEAVPWEESEEEEILRIIPGMGSEVEPILARLQPVNLSAIRGIFISTLRFAMSSPPSLMNDLKSSAQEQLEYMVTEDDDSPLLIADDDIKSEVKDCVGRLFSRFNNLLEVYLCEPAESVDEAGKMTLFQSYLADFSWACQLLSKLEIMRVFVNSWVDASDKIVAIMQSSPTVEMIGIKLKVVEVVAKVLESIGYGTVILPTTKRLRMVKIWLPFVRITKPLIDSVMTSDYDSLEFKIDGELWQSLESTFVSILLALPSVNQAEILTEWLENEYIRYPDLTEAFEVWCYRSKVANRRLALIE, from the coding sequence ATGGATGCTCCAAGCAAAATTGGTGATCGATCAACCAGTGATGTTGTTGTCAGGCTACGAACTCTAGAAGGGCGTGATGAGTGGATATATTGTCACTCTGACATCCTTGTAGAGAAGAGCAAATATTTTGCTGACCGCCTCTCTGACAATTGGCCAACATGTCAGATCCTAGACTCGCGCAACTGTGTTGAAGTATACTGCCAGGAATTAGACTTTGATCACCATGTCAATGTTCTACGCCTTTTCTACGTTGTTATAGATGGTTCAGTTGATGACTTGTGGAACGGTGTGAAAAATGCTCTTGGCATTCTCCAAGTAGGCATTCAACTCGGTTGCCCACAAATCGTAACTGCTTGTGTGAACTACTTGGAAGCTGTCCCTTGGGAAGAGTCCGAGGAGGAGGAGATTTTAAGAATCATACCGGGCATGGGTTCGGAAGTGGAGCCAATTCTTGCCCGTCTCCAACCAGTTAATCTATCAGCAATACGTGGGATATTTATCTCAACTCTTCGATTTGCCATGTCATCGCCACCTTCTCTGATGAATGATCTTAAATCTTCGGCTCAAGAGCAGCTTGAGTACATGGTAACTGAAGATGACGATTCCCCTCTATTAATTGCTGATGATGATATCAAATCTGAGGTCAAAGATTGTGTTGGGAGACTATTTTCTAGATTTAACAATCTGCTAGAAGTGTATTTATGTGAGCCCGCAGAATCAGTTGATGAGGCAGGAAAGATGACATTATTTCAGTCCTATCTGGCAGACTTTTCATGGGCTTGTCAGCTGTTGTCAAAGTTGGAAATAATGAGGGTATTTGTTAACAGTTGGGTGGATGCATCCGATAAAATAGTGGCGATAATGCAATCAAGTCCCACAGTTGAAATGATTGGGATAAAGCTGAAGGTTGTTGAGGTTGTGGCGAAAGTTCTGGAATCAATCGGGTATGGCACTGTTATTCTTCCAACCACTAAACGGCTTCGCATGGTGAAAATCTGGCTTCCATTTGTGCGGATTACAAAACCTTTGATTGATTCTGTCATGACTAGTGATTATGATTCTTTGGAATTTAAAATAGACGGTGAACTTTGGCAATCATTGGAATCAACATTTGTTTCCATACTTCTGGCGTTGCCATCTGTGAACCAAGCAGAGATTTTGACTGAATGGTTAGAAAATGAGTATATACGTTATCCTGATCTAACCGAGGCATTTGAGGTGTGGTGTTACAGGTCCAAGGTAGCTAACCGGAGGCTGGCATTGATagagtga